A single window of Mycolicibacterium madagascariense DNA harbors:
- a CDS encoding adenylate/guanylate cyclase domain-containing protein, protein MGDVDIEATGLLDGLEGEARAQRAELIPWLMERGFTVDDIRNSVQPMLLASRRFFGEDGEYLSARQISEQTGLELDVLERVQRASGLPRVDDPDAKVYLKTDGEAAAYAKKFLDLGFTPDQIVLVVQVLAEGLTRATEVMRYTALAATMEPGSTELDIAQRTETLLGSAAPLLGPMITDLLRVQLLHQMETEAVTATERAEGLSLPGAREVTIAFADLVGFTRLGEAVPPEDLEKLAHQLTDLAHRVASPPVRYVKSIGDEVMLVSTDPVAMLEAMLELVEATEGIEGFPRLRTGIASGLAVSRAGDWFGNPVNLASRVTGSARPGAILVAEATHDAIGDDERFAWSFAGAKRLKGIKDEVKLFRARRAEPT, encoded by the coding sequence GTGGGAGACGTGGACATCGAGGCGACGGGTCTGCTCGACGGACTCGAGGGCGAGGCCAGGGCGCAACGCGCCGAACTGATTCCGTGGTTGATGGAGCGGGGCTTCACCGTCGACGACATCAGGAACTCGGTGCAGCCGATGCTGCTGGCGTCGCGCCGCTTCTTCGGCGAGGACGGGGAGTACCTGTCGGCCCGGCAGATCAGCGAGCAGACCGGGCTCGAACTCGACGTCCTGGAGCGGGTGCAACGCGCCAGCGGGCTTCCGCGGGTGGACGATCCGGACGCCAAGGTCTACCTCAAGACCGACGGCGAGGCCGCGGCCTATGCCAAGAAGTTCCTCGATCTCGGCTTCACGCCCGACCAGATCGTGCTCGTCGTCCAGGTGCTCGCCGAGGGGCTGACCAGGGCCACCGAGGTCATGCGCTACACGGCACTGGCCGCGACGATGGAGCCGGGGTCGACCGAACTGGACATCGCCCAGCGCACGGAGACGCTGCTCGGTTCGGCTGCACCCCTGCTCGGCCCGATGATCACCGACCTGCTGCGCGTGCAGCTGCTGCACCAGATGGAGACCGAGGCGGTCACCGCCACCGAGCGCGCCGAGGGCCTGTCGCTGCCCGGTGCCCGCGAGGTGACGATTGCGTTCGCCGACCTCGTCGGGTTCACCAGACTCGGCGAGGCGGTCCCGCCCGAGGATCTCGAGAAGCTGGCGCACCAGCTCACGGATCTGGCCCACCGGGTGGCGAGCCCGCCGGTGCGCTACGTCAAGAGCATCGGCGACGAGGTGATGCTCGTCAGCACCGATCCCGTCGCGATGCTGGAGGCGATGCTCGAGCTGGTCGAGGCGACCGAGGGCATCGAGGGCTTCCCGCGGCTGCGCACGGGCATCGCCTCGGGGCTCGCGGTCAGCCGGGCTGGGGACTGGTTCGGCAACCCGGTGAATCTCGCCAGCCGGGTGACGGGCTCCGCGCGGCCCGGCGCGATCCTGGTGGCCGAGGCGACGCATGACGCCATCGGCGACGACGAGCGCTTCGCGTGGTCGTTCGCGGGGGCCAAGCGGCTCAAGGGCATCAAGGACGAGGTCAAGCTGTTCCGGGCCCGCCGCGCGGAGCCCACCTAG
- a CDS encoding HIT family protein, protein MSCVFCAIVAGDAPAITVYEDDGYLAILDIRPIVRGHVLVIPKAHTVDLTDTPPDTVATMMRIGQRVARAARASELHADGNNVVVNDGEAAFQSVFHIHLHVAPRKSGDKLSFAKGLVVRRDPDREATARILRDALAVTD, encoded by the coding sequence ATGTCCTGTGTCTTCTGCGCCATCGTCGCCGGTGACGCGCCGGCGATCACCGTCTACGAGGACGACGGCTACCTCGCGATCCTCGACATCCGGCCCATCGTCCGCGGCCACGTCCTCGTCATACCCAAGGCGCACACCGTCGATCTGACGGACACCCCGCCGGACACCGTCGCGACCATGATGCGGATCGGGCAACGCGTCGCCCGGGCCGCTCGGGCCTCGGAACTGCACGCCGACGGGAACAACGTCGTCGTGAACGACGGCGAGGCGGCGTTCCAGAGCGTCTTCCACATCCACCTGCACGTGGCGCCGCGCAAGTCCGGCGACAAGCTGTCGTTCGCCAAGGGCCTGGTGGTGCGGCGCGACCCCGACCGCGAGGCGACCGCGCGCATCCTGCGCGACGCCCTGGCCGTGACAGACTGA
- a CDS encoding VOC family protein, with the protein MTVNAIPPGYTSLTPFLVVDGAAAAIDFYTSVFGATVVERMAGSDGTIAHAELDFGTGRLQLSDPNPDYGLGAVQRSESVTHSMVLYCTDTDAVAARAEQAGATIREPVTTFVTGDRYASIVDPFGQRWAVMTRVEDVDAAERERRLAEWAESNV; encoded by the coding sequence ATGACCGTGAACGCAATCCCACCGGGCTACACCAGCCTGACCCCGTTCCTCGTCGTCGATGGCGCTGCCGCGGCGATCGACTTCTACACCTCGGTGTTCGGCGCGACCGTCGTCGAACGGATGGCCGGTTCCGACGGCACGATCGCCCACGCCGAGCTTGACTTCGGGACGGGTCGGCTGCAGCTGTCGGACCCCAATCCCGACTACGGGCTCGGAGCCGTCCAGCGAAGCGAGTCCGTCACCCATTCGATGGTGTTGTACTGCACCGACACCGACGCCGTGGCAGCCCGCGCCGAGCAGGCGGGCGCCACCATCAGAGAGCCCGTCACGACGTTCGTGACCGGCGACCGGTACGCCTCGATCGTCGACCCCTTCGGCCAGCGCTGGGCGGTGATGACCAGGGTCGAGGACGTCGACGCCGCGGAGCGCGAGCGCCGGCTCGCCGAGTGGGCCGAGAGCAACGTCTGA
- a CDS encoding LLM class flavin-dependent oxidoreductase, translated as MRLSVLDLVPVRSDQTTSDALASTVRLAQTADELGYTRYWVAEHHNMPAVAATSPPVVLAYLAAQTAQIRLGSGGVMLPNHAPLAVAEQFALLEAAAPGRIDMGIGRAPGSDPVTSMALRGAAGRDDSDIENFPQYLDDVAALMSTTGVEVALRGRPERYVLKATPHASGEPRVWLLGSSLYSAHLAAAKGLPYVFAHHFSGQGTEEALATYRSEFRPSDLAAEPVTFMTVNASVAPTREEALDLMLPNLHMMAFLRTGQPLRALDLVEDAKLLDLTPQQQAVVASGLERAIVGTPTEAADQVRALARRFDVDEVMVNAVGSAVRGVDPRTAPAREQTLQLLAKELF; from the coding sequence GTGCGACTCTCGGTTCTCGACCTCGTCCCCGTCCGCAGCGACCAAACCACCTCGGACGCCCTCGCCTCGACGGTGCGCCTCGCGCAGACCGCCGACGAACTCGGCTACACCCGCTACTGGGTGGCCGAGCACCACAACATGCCCGCGGTCGCGGCGACCAGCCCTCCCGTCGTGCTGGCCTACCTCGCGGCGCAGACCGCGCAGATCCGGCTCGGCTCCGGCGGAGTCATGTTGCCCAACCACGCGCCGCTGGCGGTGGCCGAGCAGTTCGCCCTACTGGAGGCGGCGGCGCCCGGCCGCATCGACATGGGCATCGGCCGCGCGCCGGGCTCGGACCCGGTGACCTCGATGGCGCTGCGGGGCGCTGCGGGCCGCGACGACAGCGACATCGAGAACTTCCCCCAGTACCTCGACGACGTCGCCGCGCTCATGAGCACCACCGGCGTGGAGGTTGCGCTCCGCGGCCGCCCCGAGCGCTACGTCCTCAAGGCCACGCCCCACGCCTCCGGCGAGCCGCGGGTGTGGTTGCTGGGCTCGTCGCTGTACTCGGCGCACCTCGCCGCCGCGAAGGGGTTGCCCTACGTGTTCGCCCACCACTTCTCCGGGCAGGGGACCGAGGAGGCGCTGGCCACCTACCGTTCGGAGTTCCGGCCGAGTGACCTCGCCGCCGAACCCGTCACGTTCATGACGGTCAACGCCTCGGTCGCGCCCACCCGCGAGGAGGCGCTGGACCTGATGCTGCCCAACCTGCACATGATGGCGTTCCTGCGGACCGGTCAGCCGCTGCGGGCGCTCGACCTCGTCGAGGACGCCAAGCTCCTGGACCTCACCCCCCAGCAGCAGGCCGTCGTGGCCTCGGGGCTGGAGCGGGCGATCGTCGGGACGCCGACCGAGGCCGCCGATCAGGTGCGCGCACTCGCGCGACGCTTCGACGTCGACGAGGTCATGGTCAACGCCGTCGGGTCGGCCGTCCGCGGCGTCGATCCCCGCACCGCACCGGCCCGCGAGCAGACGCTGCAACTGCTGGCCAAGGAGCTGTTCTAG
- a CDS encoding FAD-binding oxidoreductase produces MSANMVADLIAELPEGTVVTDPDIVASYRHDRAFDPNAGTALAVVRPRRTEEVQTVMRWASAHRVPVVPRGAGTGLSGGASALDGGIVLSTERMRDINVDPVTRTAVTQPGLLNAEVKKAVGEYGLWYPPDPSSYEICSIGGNIATNAGGLCCVKYGVTSDYVLGVQVVLADGTAVRLGGPRLKDVAGLSLTKLFVGSEGTLGIVTEVTLKLLPAQHRGCTVVASFADVTAAADAVVTITGKIRPSMLEFMDSVAINAVEDKLKMGLDRDAAAMMVAATDDRGPAGSQDAEFMAKVFTEAGATEVFSTSDPDEGDAFVAARRFAIPAVEAKGSLLLEDVGVPLPALADLVSGVEKIAEQHGLMISVIAHAGDGNTHPLIVFDPSDHAEAERAQQAFGEIMDLAVGLGGTITGEHGVGRLKRPWLEGYLGPEAMELNRRIKRALDPDDILNPGAAL; encoded by the coding sequence ATGAGCGCAAACATGGTGGCAGACCTCATCGCCGAGCTGCCCGAGGGCACCGTCGTCACCGATCCCGACATCGTCGCGTCCTACCGGCACGACCGCGCCTTCGACCCGAACGCAGGGACGGCGCTCGCCGTGGTCCGGCCGCGGCGCACCGAGGAGGTGCAGACCGTCATGCGCTGGGCCAGCGCGCACCGCGTGCCGGTCGTGCCGCGTGGCGCGGGCACCGGACTGTCGGGCGGGGCGAGCGCACTCGACGGGGGCATCGTGCTGTCGACCGAGCGCATGCGCGACATCAACGTCGACCCCGTGACCCGCACCGCCGTCACGCAGCCCGGCCTGCTCAACGCCGAGGTGAAGAAGGCCGTCGGCGAGTACGGGCTGTGGTATCCGCCCGACCCGTCGTCCTACGAGATCTGCAGCATCGGCGGCAACATTGCGACCAACGCGGGTGGGCTGTGCTGCGTGAAGTACGGCGTGACGAGCGACTACGTGCTCGGGGTGCAGGTCGTGCTGGCCGACGGCACCGCGGTGCGCCTCGGCGGCCCGCGGTTGAAGGACGTTGCGGGACTGAGCCTGACGAAGCTGTTCGTCGGCAGCGAGGGCACGCTCGGCATCGTCACCGAGGTGACGCTGAAACTCCTTCCCGCCCAACATCGCGGCTGCACCGTCGTCGCCTCGTTCGCCGACGTGACGGCCGCCGCGGACGCGGTCGTGACGATCACCGGCAAGATCCGGCCGTCGATGCTGGAGTTCATGGACTCCGTCGCCATCAACGCCGTCGAGGACAAGCTCAAGATGGGTCTGGACCGCGACGCCGCCGCGATGATGGTGGCCGCCACCGACGATCGCGGCCCGGCGGGGTCGCAGGACGCCGAGTTCATGGCCAAGGTGTTCACCGAAGCCGGTGCGACGGAGGTCTTTTCGACGTCCGACCCCGACGAGGGCGACGCGTTCGTCGCCGCGCGTCGGTTCGCGATCCCCGCGGTCGAGGCGAAGGGCTCGCTACTCCTCGAGGACGTCGGCGTGCCGCTGCCCGCGCTGGCGGACCTGGTCTCCGGTGTCGAGAAGATCGCCGAGCAGCACGGACTGATGATCTCGGTGATCGCGCACGCCGGTGATGGCAACACCCATCCGCTGATCGTCTTCGACCCGTCCGACCACGCCGAGGCCGAGCGGGCGCAGCAGGCGTTCGGCGAGATCATGGATCTGGCCGTCGGTCTCGGCGGCACCATCACGGGCGAACACGGCGTCGGGCGGCTCAAGCGGCCGTGGCTGGAGGGTTACCTCGGCCCGGAGGCGATGGAGCTGAACCGCCGCATCAAGCGTGCGCTCGACCCCGACGACATCCTCAACCCCGGCGCGGCGCTGTAA
- a CDS encoding MFS transporter — MTETTRAPLFTILFAALAAGAGNGISLVAYPWLALQHNGSALDASIVAMAGTLPLLAATLLAGTAVDYLGRRRVAMISDSLSALSVAAVPVIAWAFGAQAINVAVLAALAALGAFFDPAGITARQTMLPEAAQRAGWTLDRANGGYEAVFNLAYIVGPGVGGLLISTLGGIDTMWVTAASFVLSLLAVAVLRLEGAGTPDRAEMPRVWAGIVEGLKFVWRTPVLRALAFVDLTATGLYMPMESVLFPKYFTDRNEPAELGWVLVALSVGGLLGALGYAALSRLANRRTVMLTAVLVLGVSMTVIAFLPPLPIILVLCAIVGLVYGPIAPIYNYVMQTRAPAHLRGRVVGVMGSLAYAAGPIGLVVAGPLADAAGLHATFLALSLPMLVLGAVAIFLPALRHLDRGPVE, encoded by the coding sequence ATGACCGAGACGACGCGCGCACCGCTGTTCACCATCCTGTTCGCGGCGCTCGCGGCGGGCGCCGGCAACGGGATCTCCCTCGTCGCCTATCCGTGGTTGGCGTTGCAGCACAACGGCTCTGCGCTGGACGCCTCGATCGTGGCGATGGCGGGGACCCTGCCACTGCTGGCGGCCACGCTGCTGGCGGGTACCGCCGTCGACTACCTCGGCCGCCGCCGCGTCGCGATGATCTCCGATTCGCTGTCCGCGCTGTCGGTGGCGGCGGTCCCGGTGATCGCGTGGGCGTTCGGCGCGCAGGCGATCAATGTGGCGGTGCTCGCCGCGCTGGCGGCACTCGGTGCGTTCTTCGACCCGGCGGGCATCACCGCCCGCCAGACGATGCTGCCGGAAGCCGCGCAGCGCGCCGGGTGGACGCTCGACCGCGCCAACGGCGGGTACGAGGCGGTGTTCAACCTCGCCTACATCGTCGGCCCCGGCGTCGGCGGCCTGCTGATCAGCACGCTCGGCGGCATCGACACGATGTGGGTGACGGCCGCCAGCTTCGTGCTGTCGCTGCTGGCCGTCGCCGTCCTGCGACTGGAGGGGGCAGGCACGCCGGATCGCGCGGAGATGCCGCGCGTGTGGGCGGGCATCGTCGAGGGCCTGAAGTTCGTGTGGCGCACCCCCGTGCTGCGTGCGCTGGCGTTCGTCGACCTCACCGCCACCGGGCTGTACATGCCGATGGAGAGCGTGCTGTTCCCCAAGTACTTCACCGACCGCAACGAGCCCGCCGAGCTCGGCTGGGTGCTGGTGGCGCTCAGCGTCGGTGGGCTGCTCGGGGCGCTCGGCTATGCGGCGCTGTCCAGGCTGGCGAACCGCCGCACGGTCATGCTGACCGCGGTGCTCGTCCTCGGCGTCAGCATGACGGTGATCGCATTCCTGCCGCCGCTGCCGATCATCCTGGTGCTGTGCGCCATCGTCGGTCTCGTCTACGGGCCGATCGCGCCGATCTACAACTACGTCATGCAGACCAGGGCGCCGGCACATCTGCGCGGGCGTGTGGTCGGGGTGATGGGGTCGCTGGCGTATGCGGCCGGGCCGATCGGGCTGGTGGTCGCGGGTCCGCTGGCCGACGCGGCGGGCCTGCACGCGACGTTCCTGGCGCTGTCGCTACCGATGCTGGTGCTCGGCGCGGTAGCGATCTTCCTGCCCGCGCTCCGGCACCTCGATCGGGGGCCGGTGGAGTAG
- a CDS encoding nitroreductase family deazaflavin-dependent oxidoreductase yields MSGVPVWEKYIGIPLLGVHDTIYRKTNGRIGHRIPGAPPSLLLHTVGAKTGLPRTNTLSYARDAGAYLVVASNGGDRKAPGWYHNVKANPKVEINVGPKRMPATARIIGPDDPDYLRLWKVVNDNNSHRYEAYQKRTTRPIPIVALVP; encoded by the coding sequence ATGAGCGGCGTACCCGTGTGGGAGAAGTACATCGGCATCCCCCTGCTGGGTGTGCACGACACGATCTACCGGAAGACCAACGGCCGCATCGGACACCGCATCCCCGGTGCGCCGCCCAGCCTGCTGCTGCACACCGTCGGCGCCAAGACCGGGCTGCCGCGCACCAACACGCTGAGCTACGCCCGCGACGCGGGCGCCTACCTCGTCGTCGCCTCCAACGGCGGGGACAGGAAGGCGCCGGGCTGGTACCACAACGTCAAGGCCAACCCGAAGGTCGAGATCAACGTCGGCCCGAAGCGGATGCCCGCCACCGCCAGGATCATCGGGCCCGACGACCCTGACTACCTCCGGCTGTGGAAAGTGGTGAACGACAACAACTCTCACCGCTACGAGGCCTACCAGAAGCGCACGACGCGACCGATCCCCATCGTCGCGCTGGTCCCCTAG
- a CDS encoding L-lactate permease, producing the protein MYQQVLDPVAGSLAWSALVAAVPLLLLFVLLGVFKVTAWLASLVSLAVSLAVAVAVYGMPVGQALLAGTEGAAFGFFPILWIVINAIWVYQMTVATGHFDVLRRSFASVSDDQRIQAIIIAFSFGALLEALAGFGTPVAVTSVMLMALGFTPLKAAALSLTANTAPVAFGAMATPIITLGKVTGLSPDTLGAMIGRQTPLLAVFVPLVLVLIVDGRRGIREAWPVAAVCGVVFAIAQYVTSNFVSVPLADVVASLLSAAAIVGMVRLRPPARALVPSLASGGVGEADLDPPDSPDSRADSRADIAKAYAPYGIVIAVFVVCQIGAVKTLLDAATVVFGWPGLHVAAANGHPLSLTAFTLNLLTTPGTQMLVAGVLTMIVLRLSVPRALRAFGATLHQLRWAIVTVMAVLALAFVMNVSGQTITLGTWMAGAGAAFALLSPILGWLGTAVTGSDTSANSLFGALQVTAAHQAGLSELLMAASNSSGGVLGKMISPQNLAIAAAAVGLNGREGDIFRRVVVWSLVFLAAMCAISALQASAVLSWMVP; encoded by the coding sequence GTGTACCAGCAGGTTCTTGATCCCGTCGCCGGGTCGCTGGCGTGGAGCGCGCTGGTCGCGGCCGTGCCATTGCTGTTGCTCTTCGTGCTGCTCGGGGTCTTCAAGGTCACGGCGTGGCTGGCGTCCCTGGTGTCGCTGGCCGTCTCCCTCGCCGTCGCCGTCGCGGTTTACGGCATGCCGGTCGGGCAGGCACTGCTGGCGGGCACCGAGGGCGCGGCGTTCGGCTTCTTCCCCATCCTGTGGATCGTCATCAACGCCATCTGGGTGTACCAAATGACCGTGGCGACAGGACATTTCGACGTCCTGCGGCGTTCCTTCGCCAGCGTCAGCGACGACCAGCGCATCCAGGCCATCATCATCGCGTTCTCCTTCGGCGCACTGCTGGAGGCGCTCGCCGGATTCGGCACGCCCGTCGCCGTCACCTCGGTGATGCTGATGGCGCTCGGGTTCACGCCGCTGAAGGCGGCGGCCCTGTCGCTGACCGCGAACACCGCACCCGTCGCGTTCGGCGCCATGGCCACGCCGATCATCACCCTCGGCAAGGTGACCGGGCTGTCCCCCGACACGCTGGGCGCGATGATCGGCCGCCAGACTCCGTTGCTGGCGGTGTTCGTTCCGCTGGTGCTCGTCCTGATCGTCGACGGGAGGCGCGGCATCCGCGAGGCGTGGCCGGTCGCGGCGGTGTGCGGCGTGGTGTTCGCCATCGCGCAGTACGTGACGTCGAACTTCGTGTCCGTGCCGCTGGCCGACGTCGTGGCCTCGCTGCTATCTGCGGCCGCGATCGTCGGCATGGTCCGACTCCGGCCGCCCGCCAGGGCGCTGGTGCCGAGCCTGGCCTCCGGCGGCGTGGGCGAGGCGGACCTCGACCCGCCCGACTCGCCGGACTCCCGGGCCGACTCCCGGGCTGACATAGCCAAGGCCTATGCCCCGTACGGCATCGTCATCGCCGTCTTCGTCGTGTGCCAGATCGGGGCGGTGAAGACGCTGCTCGACGCGGCGACCGTCGTGTTCGGGTGGCCCGGCCTGCACGTCGCCGCCGCCAACGGTCACCCGCTGAGCCTGACCGCGTTCACGCTCAACCTGCTCACCACGCCGGGCACGCAGATGCTCGTCGCGGGCGTCTTGACGATGATCGTGCTGCGACTGTCGGTCCCGCGAGCGCTGCGAGCGTTCGGTGCGACGCTGCACCAGTTGCGCTGGGCCATCGTCACGGTCATGGCCGTGCTGGCGCTGGCCTTCGTCATGAACGTGTCGGGCCAGACGATCACCCTCGGCACGTGGATGGCTGGCGCCGGCGCGGCGTTTGCGCTGCTGTCGCCCATCCTCGGTTGGCTGGGCACCGCGGTGACCGGATCGGACACCTCGGCGAACTCGCTGTTCGGTGCACTGCAGGTGACCGCGGCGCACCAGGCCGGGCTCTCCGAACTCCTGATGGCGGCGTCGAACAGCTCGGGCGGCGTGCTCGGCAAGATGATCTCGCCGCAGAACCTCGCGATCGCGGCCGCCGCGGTCGGCCTGAACGGCAGGGAGGGCGACATCTTCCGGCGCGTCGTCGTGTGGAGTCTGGTGTTCCTCGCCGCGATGTGTGCGATCTCGGCGCTGCAGGCGTCGGCGGTGCTGTCGTGGATGGTGCCGTGA
- a CDS encoding uracil-DNA glycosylase: MTLPHPRTGDPYPSPVPAGAGWPGDPADPDTPVAATAARVRRLATKTDAVEELDALVSVCRACPRLVAWREQVAVEKRRSFAGEPYWGRPIAGFGSASPRLLIVGLAPAANGANRTGRVFTGDRSGDVLFAALHRAGLASSPHSIDAADGLTLNDTRVVAAVRCAPPDNAPTPQERATCAPWLDAEWRLVRPTVRVIVALGGFAWRVAIDMVRAGGGVVGRPLPKFGHLATAALGDVTLIGCYHPSQQNTFTGRLTPAMLDEVFQLAIS; the protein is encoded by the coding sequence GTGACGCTGCCCCACCCGCGCACGGGTGACCCGTATCCCTCACCGGTGCCCGCGGGCGCCGGGTGGCCCGGCGACCCGGCGGACCCCGACACCCCGGTCGCCGCGACGGCGGCGCGCGTGCGCCGCCTGGCCACCAAGACCGACGCGGTCGAGGAGCTCGACGCGCTGGTCAGCGTGTGCCGGGCGTGCCCGCGGCTGGTGGCGTGGCGCGAGCAGGTCGCCGTCGAGAAGCGACGGTCCTTCGCCGGGGAGCCCTACTGGGGTCGCCCCATCGCCGGCTTCGGATCGGCGTCGCCGCGCCTCCTGATCGTCGGCTTGGCGCCCGCGGCCAACGGCGCCAACCGGACCGGCCGCGTGTTCACCGGTGACCGCAGCGGCGACGTCCTCTTCGCCGCACTGCACCGCGCCGGGCTGGCGAGCTCACCGCACAGCATCGACGCCGCAGATGGCTTGACGCTCAACGACACTCGCGTGGTCGCGGCCGTGAGGTGCGCGCCGCCGGACAATGCGCCGACGCCGCAGGAGCGGGCGACGTGCGCGCCGTGGCTGGACGCGGAGTGGCGGCTCGTCCGGCCGACCGTGCGGGTGATCGTCGCGCTCGGTGGCTTCGCGTGGCGCGTGGCGATCGACATGGTCCGCGCCGGCGGCGGTGTCGTCGGCCGACCCCTGCCGAAGTTCGGCCACCTCGCGACCGCCGCGCTGGGCGACGTCACGCTCATCGGCTGCTACCACCCCAGCCAGCAGAACACGTTCACGGGCCGACTGACGCCCGCGATGCTCGACGAGGTCTTCCAACTCGCCATTTCCTAG
- a CDS encoding amidase, with the protein MDPRELAFTGAAEQARLLAAGAITAPALLDVYLDRIARFDRELRSYRVVLVDSARREAAAAQDRLDAGERSPLLGVPVAVKDDVDVAGEVTTFGSSAYGPAPTQDSEVVRRLRDAGAVILGKTCVPELMVWPFTETLTFGATRNPWNPDLTPGGSSGGSAAALAAGLAALALGSDGMGSIRIPATWSGLFGLKPQRDRVPLAPHDGAWGGLSVYGPLARTVEDAALFLDVTASEGGFVEAARREPGRLRIALSTAVPPLLTARVGRAQRAAVAEAGALLRELGHEVVERDPDYPANAVFAQALPRYFRGVHDAAAALPRPERLDRRTRTFARIGGLVSERRSAAIRAAEADVTARVTEIFDDVDVVVTPGTATGPSRIGAYQRRGAVSTLALVAARVPFQAMFNVTGQPAAVVPWGLDGAGVPTSIQLVGRPFDEATLLSLGTQLETARPWAGRRPPLS; encoded by the coding sequence ATGGACCCTCGCGAACTCGCCTTCACCGGAGCGGCCGAACAGGCCCGCCTGCTGGCCGCCGGCGCCATCACCGCACCCGCTCTGCTCGACGTCTACCTCGATCGGATCGCCCGGTTCGACCGCGAATTACGTTCCTACCGCGTCGTTCTCGTCGATTCGGCCCGCCGGGAGGCAGCGGCCGCGCAGGACCGGCTCGACGCGGGGGAGCGGTCGCCGCTGCTCGGCGTCCCCGTGGCGGTCAAGGACGACGTCGACGTCGCCGGCGAGGTCACGACGTTCGGCAGCAGCGCCTACGGTCCCGCGCCGACCCAGGACTCCGAGGTCGTGCGGCGGCTGCGCGATGCGGGTGCGGTGATCCTCGGCAAGACGTGCGTGCCCGAGCTGATGGTCTGGCCGTTCACCGAGACCCTGACCTTCGGAGCCACCCGCAACCCGTGGAACCCCGACCTCACCCCGGGTGGCAGCAGCGGCGGCAGTGCGGCGGCGCTGGCCGCGGGGCTGGCGGCGCTCGCGCTGGGCTCCGACGGCATGGGCTCGATCCGCATCCCGGCGACGTGGAGCGGGCTGTTCGGTCTCAAGCCGCAGCGCGACCGGGTGCCATTGGCGCCGCACGACGGCGCCTGGGGTGGGTTGAGCGTGTATGGCCCGCTAGCCAGGACCGTCGAGGACGCCGCGCTGTTCCTCGACGTCACGGCGAGCGAGGGCGGGTTCGTCGAGGCGGCGCGGCGCGAGCCCGGCCGACTGCGCATTGCGTTGAGCACCGCGGTGCCGCCGCTGCTGACGGCACGGGTGGGCCGCGCGCAGCGGGCGGCGGTCGCCGAGGCGGGCGCGCTGCTGCGGGAACTGGGGCACGAGGTGGTCGAGCGCGATCCGGACTATCCGGCGAATGCCGTCTTCGCACAAGCACTTCCGCGTTACTTCCGCGGTGTGCACGACGCGGCTGCGGCACTCCCGCGGCCCGAGCGCCTCGACCGACGGACGCGGACGTTCGCCAGGATCGGCGGTCTCGTCTCCGAGCGACGGTCGGCCGCGATCCGCGCCGCGGAGGCCGACGTGACCGCCCGCGTCACCGAGATCTTCGACGACGTCGACGTCGTCGTCACCCCGGGGACGGCCACCGGACCGTCGCGCATCGGGGCGTATCAGCGCCGCGGTGCGGTGTCGACGCTGGCCCTGGTCGCGGCCAGGGTGCCGTTCCAGGCGATGTTCAACGTGACGGGTCAGCCCGCCGCGGTGGTGCCGTGGGGTCTCGACGGGGCCGGCGTGCCGACGTCGATTCAGTTGGTGGGCAGGCCGTTCGACGAGGCGACGCTGCTGTCCCTCGGGACGCAGCTGGAGACGGCGCGGCCCTGGGCCGGGCGCAGGCCCCCGCTGAGCTGA
- a CDS encoding AraC family transcriptional regulator translates to MDAKDRPQLGVVGRANTAEVFDLDRWAPSDDAAPWVEHFWSVSWNRCGREPFTTAVLTFPALHLTHEWGEDTHRHGHALPATLLHGVVERVFTTTLTQRGTVVGARFRPGGFTARFGRDASSLTGRVVRVDDELSCDPIVLDDDREGAATQLDRAIAAPAGAVDPTYVELTALLDRMRADATLHRVAQVMAHSPWSGRTTQRVFRHYAGVPVKWVLCRYRLQHAALEIESDRSVDFADLAVRFGWYDQAHFSNDFRAMLGCTPGEYATRHG, encoded by the coding sequence GTGGATGCGAAGGACCGCCCACAGCTGGGTGTCGTCGGTAGAGCCAACACCGCCGAGGTGTTCGATCTGGACCGGTGGGCGCCTTCCGACGACGCCGCACCGTGGGTCGAGCACTTCTGGTCGGTGAGCTGGAACCGATGCGGTCGCGAGCCGTTCACCACCGCGGTCCTCACCTTCCCGGCGCTGCACCTCACCCACGAGTGGGGCGAGGACACCCACCGTCACGGTCATGCGCTGCCGGCCACGCTGCTGCACGGGGTGGTCGAGCGGGTCTTCACCACCACGCTGACCCAACGGGGCACGGTGGTGGGAGCGCGGTTTCGTCCCGGTGGCTTCACCGCCAGGTTCGGTCGCGATGCCAGCTCGCTGACCGGCCGGGTCGTCCGGGTGGACGACGAATTATCGTGCGACCCAATCGTTCTCGATGATGATCGGGAGGGGGCGGCGACGCAGCTGGATCGCGCCATCGCCGCGCCCGCCGGTGCCGTCGACCCCACCTACGTGGAGCTGACCGCGCTGCTGGACCGCATGCGTGCCGATGCGACGCTGCACCGCGTCGCCCAGGTGATGGCCCACTCGCCGTGGAGTGGCAGGACCACGCAGCGAGTGTTCCGCCACTACGCCGGGGTCCCGGTCAAGTGGGTGCTGTGCCGCTACCGGCTCCAGCACGCCGCGCTGGAGATCGAGAGCGACCGCTCGGTCGACTTCGCCGATCTCGCCGTCCGGTTCGGCTGGTATGACCAAGCGCACTTCAGCAACGACTTTCGCGCGATGCTCGGGTGTACCCCCGGGGAATACGCCACGCGCCACGGCTGA